One Rhodoflexus caldus genomic window, GGAAGTACCCACTACAATAAAAGCATCTGCCGATGCTACAATTTCCGCCGCCGTTTCAATCAGTGGGACGGCTTCGCCAAACCAAACGATGTGAGGGCGCAACTGCGAACCCAACGGGCATTTATCACCCAATTTGATGTCTTCTTTGATGTCAAAAACAAGCGATTCATCCTTTGAACTACGCATTTTAAACAGGCTGCCGTGCAGGTGGATAACGTTTTTGCTGCCTGCCCGCTCGTGCAAATCGTCCACATTTTGCGTAACGACGGTAACGTCAAAATCTTCTTGCAGTTCTGCCAGCACATAATGGGCACGGTTAGGCTGTGCTTTTTGAGCATCTTTACGGCGCATGTTGTAAAAATCCAGCACCAATTGCGGGTTTTTGCGCCAGCCTTCGGGCGAGGCAACGTCTTCAATGCGGTAATTGTTCCAAAGACCATTGAAATCGCGGAAGGTCGGAATACCGCTTTCTGCGCTGATGCCCGCACCGGACAAAACAACTAAACGAGGAAGCATAGTGATTTGGGATTTGCGATTTTGGATTGGGGATTTATAAGTTAAGTGTGTAATCTAAAACGGCCTTTCAAATTTACCGCAAAGCCCGCTGAGTATTACGCCAATAGCACTGAGTGTTTTTATGATGAGTCTTTTCTTTGTGTACACTGCGGTTAAACCTTTGCGCACTCTGCGGTAAAAAAGAATGCATTAATCTGCTCAACTGATTACCTGTTTCTTTTGTGCTACGAAGCGGACGATTTCGTCCCAAAATTGAGCAAATTCTTCACCAAATTCGCGGTAATGGGTTTGCAGCTCTTCGGTAGCGGTTTCAATGCCCGAAGGTCGTGCGATGCGGCGCGCCATACCTTGCAATACGCGCCCGATGACTTCTACTTCGGCATAAGCCGCTAATATATCGCGCTCGGCAGCATATTGCAAAAACAGCCGCGAAGTAGGTGGCAACAACTCATAGTGCCGATTCATCAGTGCATACATCTCCTTTGAAAAAACGGGTAACGGCACGTCCATGTAACGGTTCCAAGAGGCAGCCAGAAAATGGTCGTAAAAAACATCTACCAATACGCCTGCATAGTGGCGATAGCGGGGGCGTAGTCGTTGGGCACTCTGTCGCACTAACGGGTGCGTATCGGCGAAATGGTCAATGGCACGATGCAGCAGAATCCCTGCCTGAACGGAGGGCGCAAATTCCTGCCAGCGATTGCCTTTAACGTGGTCTGCAATAAAGTTCCCGACCAGCAAACCCTCATCGGGGGCAGCCAGTGCCAAATGTGCCAGAAAATTCATGGTCGGGCATTCGTTGTTTCATCATTCAACCGATTTTCGCTGTTTTTGCTTACCATGCT contains:
- a CDS encoding SIR2 family NAD-dependent protein deacylase, encoding MLPRLVVLSGAGISAESGIPTFRDFNGLWNNYRIEDVASPEGWRKNPQLVLDFYNMRRKDAQKAQPNRAHYVLAELQEDFDVTVVTQNVDDLHERAGSKNVIHLHGSLFKMRSSKDESLVFDIKEDIKLGDKCPLGSQLRPHIVWFGEAVPLIETAAEIVASADAFIVVGTSLQVYPAAGLIEETRDAIPKFVVDTKIPYISPRLGFNALEGKASEGMERVKDELRRIFAKQ
- a CDS encoding acyl carrier protein phosphodiesterase, which gives rise to MNFLAHLALAAPDEGLLVGNFIADHVKGNRWQEFAPSVQAGILLHRAIDHFADTHPLVRQSAQRLRPRYRHYAGVLVDVFYDHFLAASWNRYMDVPLPVFSKEMYALMNRHYELLPPTSRLFLQYAAERDILAAYAEVEVIGRVLQGMARRIARPSGIETATEELQTHYREFGEEFAQFWDEIVRFVAQKKQVIS